A single region of the Sciurus carolinensis chromosome 16, mSciCar1.2, whole genome shotgun sequence genome encodes:
- the Dmkn gene encoding dermokine isoform X3: MKLQGSLACLLLALCLGHGAAGPVQSGRESTEQDSGPVPQNGVGEVYGHQREGISHALENTGEEVGRLIESGVEHGVDAARSSEAWGTSGGHGILGHSQGNLVGPGSPWGQGHPGGSEGSFGTSSLGGSSGQVGSRGSLNFGTNVQGAVAQPGYGSVRGSSQNSGCTNAPPSGSGGSSSNSGESGSSQGSGSSGGSSSGGSSSHGGSSSGGSSSHGGSSSGGSNSGGSSSHGGSSSGGSNSGGSSSGGSSGASRERPLENSRDLDQSFSVSKESDSGRSSSSSGSGGGNKPECDNPGNEARVAGGSGSQESREHSHLLGGSNHQGQGSSGDSGRSDAVSGLNTVNSQTSPGLFNFDTFWKNFKSKLGFINWDAIEKDQRSFRIP; encoded by the exons ATGAAGTTACAGGGGTCCCTGGCCTGCCTGCTGCTGGCCCTGTGCCTGGGCCATGGGGCTGCTGGCCCAGTGCAGAGTGGAAGGGAGAGCACTGAACAAGATTCGGGACCTGTCCCGCAGAATGGCGTTGGGGAGGTCTATGGCCATCAAAGGGAAGGGATCAGCCACGCTCTTGAGAACACTGGGGAAGAGGTTGGCAGGCTGATCGAGAGCGGTGTTGAGCACGGAGTGGATGCAGCCCGCAGCTCCGAGGCCTGG GGAACATCTGGAGGCCATGGCATATTGGGCCATAGCCAGGGCAATCTTGTAGGTCCAGGGTCTCCCTGGGGCCAGGGACATCCTGGAGGCTCAGAAGGCAGCTTTGGAACCAGCTCTCTGGGAGGGTCCTCAGGTCAGGTAGGCAGCAGAGGGTCACTCAACTTTGGGACCAATGTTCAG GGAGCAGTGGCCCAGCCTGGCTATGGTTCAGTGAGAGGCAGCAGCCAAAATTCAGGG TGCACCAACGCCCCGCCATCCGGCTCCGGGGGAAGCTCCAGCAACTCTGGG GAAAGCGGCAGCTCACAGGGCAGTGGCAGCAGTGGCGGCAGCagcagtggtggcagcagcagccatggtggcagcagcagtggcggcagcagcagccatggtggcagcagcagtggcggTAGCAacagtggtggcagcagcagccatggtggcagcagcagtggcggCAGCAacagtggtggcagcagcagtggcggCAGCTCTGGGGCCAGCCGG GAACGACCTTTAGAAAATTCTAGGGATTTGGATCAAAGTTTTTCAGTCTCCAAG GAATCCGACTCCGGCCGTTCCTCAAGCAGCAGCGGAAGCGGTGGTGGAAATAAGCCCGAG TGTGACAACCCAGGGAATGAAGCCCGAGTGGCCGGAGGATCTGGGAGTCAG GAAAGCAGAGAGCACAGTCACCTCCTTGGGGGTTCCAATCATCAG GGGCAAGGGTCCAGTGGGGACAGTGGAAGAAGCGATGCTGTCAGCGGACTCAATACCGTG AACTCTCAGACATCTCCTGGGCTCTTCAATTTTGACACTTTCTGGAAG aatTTTAAATCCAAACTGGGTTTCATTAACTGGGATGCCATAGAAAAG GACCAGAGGAGCTTTCGCATCCCGTGA